The Paralichthys olivaceus isolate ysfri-2021 chromosome 9, ASM2471397v2, whole genome shotgun sequence genome contains a region encoding:
- the LOC138411410 gene encoding protocadherin gamma-C5-like: MTKTMGYRDWRWQALWWHHFFLLWSITDAQTRYSIPEELKQGSVVGNLAKDLGLGPSEIFNRKLRVASEAGKQYFTVDAGKGELVVNDRIDREALCGQSASCVLPLQVVVENPLQSHRIEVEIRDINDNSPRFHTQEINLKIPESVALGKRFPLESAEDPDVGSNSLKTYSLSKNDYFSLKFKETKNGKAVPELVLEKTLDREKNALHHLLLTALDGGNPVTSGTCKIIITVLDNNDNFPVFNENEYKVSLKENSTKGTFVIKLKATDADDGLNGEVKYSFGSRTPDFVLSTFEINDMTGEIVLKGSLDYETSKSYLIDVTAKDKGVPEMEGDCRVQLDVEDINDNAPDIVLTSNPMPVREDAPSGTVVALISARDLDSGNNGKVTLHLPKRSPFTLKPSFSNNYELVTSAALDRESFPEYNIEITATDSGSPPLSSKKIIPVSITDVNDNPPVFSQPSYNVYLKENGVPGSILYSVSASDLDFGENAKVSYSILDSKVQDVSVSSYVYINSDNGSIYSMHSFDYEKLKVFQIQVQAKDQGSPSLSSNTTVHVFILDQNDNAPAVIYPSSAALGSLSHQRMPRSAKAGHLVTKVTAVDADSGHNAWISYKLAEATDASLFTVNLYTGEVRTKRAVSEQDDSSQRLLIEIKDDGEPVQSSTVTVSILLEDGLHEPILDLRHKVSEPSKKTGRITLYLILSLASVSVLSVVTFLILAVKCIRSSRSSGSCCMRQSDCDDYKNPNRNLQIQLNTDGPIKYVEVLGGDMLSQSQSFRSCMSPMSEYSDFTLIKPSSTTDFKEVISVLDASLPDSTWTFESQQVSRE, translated from the coding sequence ATGACAAAGACAATGGGATATCGAGACTGGAGATGGCAGGCGCTTTGGTggcatcatttctttctcttgtggAGTATAACAGATGCACAGACTCGTTACAGCATCCCGGAGGAACTAAAACAAGGCTCTGTGGTAGGAAATCTAGCCAAAGATCTTGGTTTGGGACCGTCTGAGATTTTTAATCGCAAACTGCGAGTCGCCTCTGAGGCTGGTAAGCAGTATTTCACTGTGGATGCGGGGAAGGGCGAGCTGGTGGTGAATGACAGAATAGACAGAGAGGCTCTATGTGGACAAAGCGCCAGCTGTGTTCTACCTCTGCAAGTAGTTGTGGAAAACCCTTTGCAGTCTCATCGAATTGAAGTGGAAATCAGAGACATAAATGACAATTCTCCTCGTTTTCATACGCAGGAGATTAACCTTAAAATACCAGAATCCGTTGCGCTTGGTAAACGTTTTCCTCTGGAGAGCGCAGAGGACCCTGATGTTGGGAGCAATTCTTTGAAAACCTACTCTCTAAGCAAAAACGATTATTTTTCTCttaaatttaaagaaacaaaaaatggaaaagcaGTCCCCGAATTAGTGTTAGAAAAAACATTAGACCGGGAAAAGAATGCTCTCCATCACCTGCTGTTAACAGCATTAGATGGAGGAAACCCAGTCACGTCTGGAACCTGTAAGATCATCATTACTGTACTTGATAATAACGATAATTTCCCAGTGTTCAACGAAAAtgaatataaagtctctttaaAAGAGAATAGCACCAAAGGGACATTTGTCATCAAACTCAAAGCTACAGATGCTGACGATGGTCTTAATGGTGAAGTTAAATATTCTTTCGGGTCTCGTACTCCAGACTTTGTGTTATCAACATTTGAAATCAATGATATGACAGGAGAAATCGTATTAAAAGGTTCACTAGATTATGAAACTTCAAAATCTTATCTGATCGATGTAACTGCTAAAGACAAAGGCGTCCCTGAAATGGAGGGTGACTGTCGTGTACAGCTGGATGTGGAGGACATAAACGATAATGCGCCAGATATTGTGTTGACTTCAAATCCCATGCCTGTTCGCGAAGACGCACCAAGTGGCACAGTGGTGGCTTTGATCAGTGCACGAGACCTTGACTCCGGTAATAACGGTAAAGTCACATTGCATTTACCCAAACGTTCTCCCTTCACTCTAAAACCGTCGTTTTCTAATAATTATGAACTAGTTACCAGTGCAGCTTTAGACAGAGAGAGTTTCCCAGAGTATAATATTGAAATAACAGCCACTGACTCaggctctcctcctctgtccagtAAGAAAATTATACCAGTCAGCATCACTGATGTGAATGACAACCCTCCTGTATTCTCTCAGCCCTCctataatgtgtatttaaaggAGAATGGGGTACCAGGATCTATACTGTACTCAGTATCAGCCTCTGACCTGGATTTTGGTGAAAACGCTAAAGTCTCTTACTCTATACTGGACTCTAAAGTGCAGGACGTGTCTGTCTCGTCGTATGTTTACATTAACTCAGATAACGGCAGCATCTACAGCATGCACTCGTTTGACTATGAGAAACTCAAGGTGTTTCAGATTCAGGTTCAGGCAAAGGATCAGGGCTCTCCGTCTCTCAGCAGCAACACCACCGTCCATGTTTTTATCCTGGACCAGAACGACAACGCACCCGCTGTCATTTACCCCTCCTCCGCTGCCCTGGGCTCCCTCTCTCATCAGAGAATGCCCCGCTCCGCTAAAGCGGGTCACCTGGTCACTAAGGTGACGGCCGTGGACGCTGACTCGGGCCATAACGCCTGGATCTCCTACAAACTGGCGGAGGCCACAGACGCCTCTCTGTTCACTGTCAATCTGTACACAGGGGAGGTGAGGACTAAACGCGCTGTGTCCGAGCAGGACGACTCCTCTCAGAGGCTGCTTATAGAGATCAAGGACGACGGGGAACCGGTCCAGTCCTCCACTGTCACGGTTTCCATCCTGCTGGAGGACGGTCTCCATGAGCCCATCTTAGACCTCCGACACAAAGTGAGCGAGCCCAGCAAGAAAACTGGGAGAATCACCCTTTATTTGATTCTCTCTCTGGCCTCGGTGTCCGTTCTGTCTGTGGTGACTTTTCTCATCTTAGCGGTTAAATGCATcaggagcagcagaagcagcgGTAGTTGCTGCATGAGACAGAGTGACTGTGATGATTACAAGAACCCCAACAGAAACCTGCAGATTCAGCTCAACACTGATGGACCCATAAAGTACGTGGAGGTCCTgggaggagacatgttgtctcAGAGTCAGTCCTTCAGGTCCTGTATGTCACCAATGTCAGAGTACAGTGATTTCACTTTGATTAAGCCCAGCAGCACCACTGACTTTAAGGAGGTGATCAGTGTCCTGGATGCGTCTTTACCGGACAGCACCTGGACCTTTGAGAGCCAGCAGGTGAGCAGAGAGTAA
- the LOC109636196 gene encoding protocadherin gamma-C5-like, whose protein sequence is MTKTIGYRDWRWLALWWHHFFLLWSIIHGQTRYSIPEELKQGSVVGNLAKDLGLGLSEIFDRKLRVASEAGKQYFTVDAGKGELVVNDRIDREALCGQSASCVLPLQVVIEDPLQLFRVEVEIQDINDNSPRFPSNDVTLEIAESTVVGVRFPLESAIDPDVGSNSLKSYTLSKDECFSIRVKEVAGGRKVPELILAKLLDREKKAVHKLLLTALDGGNPLRSGTSQVTIKVLDNNDNVPAFDKPLYKVSINENAAEGAIIVQTKASDMDDGQNGEIEYSFGAHTSDAVLSVFSIDHISGTVFLKGNLDFESAANYEIDISAKDKGIPRMEGHCIIHVEVLDVNDNAPEIILTSHPKPVREDSPDGTVVALISARDLDSGDNGKVTLQLPKKCQFSLKPSFSQNYALVTRGVLDRENVSEYNIEITATDSGSPPLSSKKIIPVSITDVNDNPPVFSQPSYNVYLKENGVPGSILYSVSASDLDFGENAKVSYTILDSKVQDVSVSSYVYINSDNGSIYSMHSFDYEKLKVFQIQVQAKDQGSPSLSSNTTVHVFILDQNDNAPAVIYPSSAALGSLSHQRMPRSAKAGHLVTKVTAVDADSGHNAWISYKLAEATDASLFTVNLYTGEVRTKRAVSEQDDSSQRLLIEIKDDGEPVQSSTVTVSILLEDGLHEPILDLRHKVSEPSKKTGRITLYLILSLASVSVLSVVTFLILAVKCIRSSRSSGSCCMRQSDCDDYKNPNRNLQIQLNTDGPIKYVEVLGGDMLSQSQSFRSCMSPMSEYSDFTLIKPSSTTDFKEVISVLDASLPDSTWTFESQQVSR, encoded by the coding sequence ATGACAAAGACAATAGGATACCGAGACTGGAGATGGCTGGCGCTTTGGTggcatcatttctttctcttgtggAGTATAATACACGGACAGACTCGTTACAGCATCCCGGAGGAACTAAAACAGGGCTCTGTGGTAGGAAATCTAGCCAAAGATCTCGGTTTGGGGCTGTCTGAGATTTTTGATCGCAAACTGCGAGTCGCCTCTGAGGCTGGTAAGCAGTATTTCACTGTGGATGCGGGGAAGGGCGAGCTGGTGGTGAATGACAGAATAGACAGAGAGGCTTTATGTGGACAAAGCGCCAGCTGTGTGTTGCCTCTGCAAGTTGTAATTGAAGACCCATTACAACTGTTTCGTGTCGAGGTTGAAATACAAGACATTAATGACAATTCGCCGAGATTCCCATCAAATGACGTCACATTGGAAATTGCGGAATCTACAGTGGTAGGGGTTCGATTCCCTCTGGAAAGCGCTATCGACCCAGACGTCGGCAGTAATTCACTGAAGTCATACACTCTCAGTAAAGACGAGTGTTTTAGTATTAGAGTTAAAGAAGTTGCCGGTGGAAGAAAAGTCCCTGAATTGATTTTAGCAAAACTtttagacagagagaaaaaggctGTTCATAAGCTTTTGTTGACAGCTCTAGATGGGGGCAACCCACTGAGATCAGGCACCTCTCAAGTAACGATTAAGGTCCTTGACAACAACGATAATGTTCCAGCTTTTGATAAACCCCTGTATAAAGTATCTATCAATGAAAATGCTGCGGAAGGTGCAATAATTGTACAAACAAAAGCCTCAGATATGGATGATGGTCAAAACGGAGAAATAGAGTATTCTTTTGGAGCGCACACATCAGatgctgttctctctgttttcagtATTGATCACATATCGGGAACAGTATTTCTAAAAGGAAATTTAGATTTCGAATCAGCTGCAAATTATGAAATAGACATAAGTGCGAAAGACAAAGGCATTCCGAGAATGGAGGGTCACTGCATTATCCATGTTGAGGTTTTAGATGTAAACGATAACGCCCCAGAAATAATACTAACCTCTCATCCAAAACCAGTCCGTGAAGACTCTCCTGATGGCACCGTAGTAGCTTTAATCAGTGCCCGAGATCTGGACTCCGGTGATAACGGTAAAGTAACATTACAGCTCCCCAAGAAATGTCAGTTTTCACTCAAACCATCTTTTTCACAAAATTACGCGCTGGTTACCAGAGGTGTTTTAGATCGAGAAAATGTCTCCGAATATAATATTGAAATAACAGCCACTGATTCaggctctcctcctctgtccagtAAGAAAATTATACCAGTCAGCATCACTGATGTGAATGACAACCCTCCTGTATTCTCTCAGCCCTCctataatgtgtatttaaaggAGAATGGGGTACCAGGATCTATACTGTACTCAGTATCAGCCTCTGACCTGGATTTTGGTGAAAACGCTAAAGTCTCTTACACTATACTGGACTCTAAAGTGCAGGACGTGTCTGTCTCGTCGTATGTTTACATTAACTCAGATAACGGCAGCATCTACAGCATGCACTCGTTTGACTATGAGAAACTCAAGGTGTTTCAGATTCAGGTTCAGGCAAAGGATCAGGGCTCTCCGTCTCTCAGCAGCAACACCACCGTCCATGTTTTTATCCTGGACCAGAACGACAACGCCCCCGCTGTCATTTACCCCTCCTCCGCTGCCCTGGGCTCCCTCTCTCATCAGAGAATGCCCCGCTCCGCTAAAGCGGGTCACCTGGTCACTAAGGTGACGGCCGTGGACGCTGACTCGGGCCATAACGCCTGGATCTCCTACAAACTGGCGGAGGCCACAGACGCCTCTCTGTTCACTGTCAATCTGTACACAGGGGAGGTGAGGACTAAACGCGCTGTGTCCGAGCAGGACGACTCCTCTCAGAGGCTGCTTATAGAGATCAAGGACGACGGGGAACCGGTCCAGTCCTCCACTGTCACGGTGTCCATCCTGCTGGAGGACGGTCTCCATGAGCCCATCTTAGACCTCCGACACAAAGTGAGCGAGCCCAGCAAGAAAACTGGGAGAATCACCCTTTATTTGATTCTCTCTCTGGCCTCGGTGTCCGTGCTGTCTGTGGTGACTTTTCTCATCTTAGCGGTTAAATGCATcaggagcagcagaagcagcgGTAGTTGCTGCATGAGGCAGAGCGACTGTGATGATTACAAGAACCCCAACAGAAACCTGCAGATTCAGCTCAACACTGATGGACCCATAAAGTACGTGGAGGTCCTgggaggagacatgttgtctcAGAGTCAGTCCTTCAGGTCCTGTATGTCTCCAATGTCAGAGTACAGTGATTTCACTTTGATTAAGCCCAGCAGCACCACTGACTTTAAGGAGGTGATCAGTGTCCTCGATGCGTCTTTACCGGACAGCACCTGGACCTTTGAGAGCCAGCAGGTGAGCAGATGA
- the LOC138411405 gene encoding protocadherin gamma-C5-like, which translates to MGFMERGIMWNKLLTWQAFLWWHHFFVLWSTIDGQTRYSIPEEVKQGTVVGNLAKDLGLVVSELYRRKLRITSEAGKQYFNMDLGKGELVVIDRIDREELCGQRPSCLLPLELVIDNPLQLHRVEIEIQDTNDNSPSFLTKEKVLKIAELVNPGARFPLESAQDPDVGINSVRSYLISKNDNFKLIVKNHKDGGKIPELVLEKPLDREKLPVHNLILTAIDGGDPVRSGTSEIKVIVLDNNDNAPQFDKQVYEANVSEKAAPGAQILQVKATDADEGLNGEIEYSFAEQTTDLILLLFDIQPSTGVITVKGNLDHETSPFHRFDITAKDKGNPKMDGHCSVEIKIVDINDNIPEIIVTSLTTPVPEDSAIGTVIALISAKDPDSGDNGKVRLTVSSKYPFKLNPSVSNHYSLVTSGPLDREKNGQYSVKISATDSGKPPLSSEKIILVELLDVNDNPPVFSQPSYVVYVKENHPPGKILSSVSASDLDFGENAKVSYSILDSKVQDVSVSSYVYINSDNGSIYSMHSFDYEKLKVFQIQVQAKDQGSPSLSSNTTVHVFILDQNDNAPAVIYPSSAALGSLSHQRMPRSAKAGHLVTKVTAVDADSGHNAWISYKLAEATDASLFTVNLYTGEVRTKRAVSEQDDSSQRLLIEIKDDGEPVQSSTVTVSILLEDGLHEPILDLRHKVSEPSKKTGRITLYLILSLASVSVLSVVTFLILAVKCIRSSRSSGSCCMRQSDCDDYKNPNRNLQIQLNTDGPIKYVEVLGGDMLSQSQSFRSCMSPMSEYSDFTLIKPSSTTDFKEVISVLDASLPDSTWTFESQQVSRKQPFISVITN; encoded by the coding sequence ATGGGATTTATGGAACGAGGAATAATGTGGAACAAGCTGCTAACATGGCAGGCGTTTTTGTGGTGGCATCATTTCTTTGTATTGTGGAGTACAATAGATGGACAGACTCGCTACAGCATCCCGGAGGAAGTGAAACAGGGCACTGTGGTAGGAAATCTAGCCAAAGATTTGGGTTTGGTTGTATCTGAACTGTATCGACGTAAATTGCGGATAACCTCTGAAGCTGGTAAGCAGTATTTTAATATGGACTTGGGGAAGGGAGAACTGGTGGTGATTGATAGGATAGACAGGGAGGAACTGTGCGGACAAAGACCCTCATGTCTGCTGCCTTTGGAACTAGTTATAGATAACCCCCTGCAGCTGCATAGAGTCGAAATTGAAATACAGGATACAAACGATAATTCACCCAGTTTTCTCACGAAAGAGAAAGTGTTGAAAATTGCAGAGCTGGTAAATCCAGGCGCGCGTTTTCCTTTAGAAAGTGCACAGGATCCAGATGTCGGGATAAATTCCGTTCGTTCTTATCTCATAAGCAAAAATGACAATTTCAAATTGATAGttaaaaaccacaaagacgGAGGAAAAATTCCTGAACTCGTTCTGGAAAAACCTCTTGATCGAGAGAAGCTGCCTGTGCATAATCTTATCCTCACCGCTATAGATGGTGGGGATCCAGTGCGCTCAGGGACTTCAGAAATTAAAGTAATAGTACTTGACAACAATGACAATGCACCACAGTTTGATAAGCAGGTGTATGAAGCTAATGTCAGTGAGAAGGCTGCACCTGGAGCTCAGATACTGCAAGTTAAAGCCACAGATGCAGATGAAGGACTAAATGGAGAAATTGAATATTCCTTTGCAGAACAAACGACAGatctaattttattattatttgatattcAACCTTCTACCGGAGTTATTACTGTGAAGGGAAATTTAGATCATGAAACAAGCCCTTTTCACAGATTTGACATAACTGCGAAAGACAAAGGGAACCCTAAGATGGATGGACATTGTAGTGTCGAAATTAAAATAGTGGACATTAATGACAATATTCCTGAAATAATAGTGACGTCGTTAACGACACCTGTTCCTGAAGATTCTGCGATTGGAACAGTTATTGCTTTAATTAGTGCAAAAGACCCAGACTCAGGTGACAACGGCAAAGTTAGGTTGACAGTTTCTTCCAAATATCCCTTCAAGTTAAATCCATCGGTCTCTAACCATTACTCATTAGTAACGAGTGGGCCACTTGACCGTGAAAAAAATGGCCAATATAGTGTCAAGATCAGTGCGACTGATTCTGGAAAACCACCATTATCGAGTGAAAAAATAATACTCGTTGAATTATTAGATGTAAATGACAACCCACCAGTTTTCTCCCAGCCTTCTTATGTCGTTTATGTAAAAGAAaaccatcctcctgggaaaatATTGAGCTCTGTGTCAGCCTCTGACCTGGATTTTGGTGAAAACGCTAAAGTCTCTTACTCTATACTGGACTCTAAAGTGCAGGACGTGTCTGTCTCGTCGTATGTTTACATTAACTCAGATAACGGCAGCATCTACAGCATGCACTCGTTTGACTATGAGAAACTCAAGGTGTTTCAGATTCAGGTTCAGGCAAAGGATCAGGGCTCTCCGTCTCTCAGCAGCAACACCACCGTCCATGTTTTTATCCTGGACCAGAACGACAACGCCCCCGCTGTCATTTACCCCTCCTCCGCTGCCCTGGGCTCCCTCTCTCATCAGAGGATGCCCCGCTCCGCTAAAGCGGGTCACCTGGTCACTAAGGTGACGGCCGTGGACGCTGACTCGGGCCATAACGCCTGGATCTCCTACAAACTGGCGGAGGCCACAGACGCCTCTCTGTTCACTGTCAATCTGTACACAGGGGAGGTGAGGACTAAACGCGCTGTGTCCGAGCAGGACGACTCCTCTCAGAGGCTGCTTATAGAGATCAAGGACGACGGGGAACCGGTCCAGTCCTCCACCGTCACGGTGTCCATCCTGCTGGAGGACGGTCTCCATGAGCCCATCTTAGACCTCCGACACAAAGTGAGCGAGCCCAGCAAGAAAACTGGGAGAATCACCCTTTACTTGATTCTCTCTCTGGCCTCGGTGTCCGTGTTGTCTGTGGTGACTTTTCTCATCTTAGCGGTTAAATGCATcaggagcagcagaagcagcgGTAGTTGCTGCATGAGACAGAGCGACTGTGATGATTACAAAAACCCCAACAGAAACCTGCAGATTCAGCTCAACACTGATGGACCCATAAAGTACGTGGAGGTCCTgggaggagacatgttgtctcAGAGTCAGTCCTTCAGGTCCTGTATGTCTCCAATGTCAGAGTACAGTGATTTCACTTTGATTAAGCCCAGCAGCACCACTGACTTTAAGGAGGTGATCAGTGTCCTGGATGCGTCTTTACCGGACAGCACCTGGACCTTTGAGAGCCAGCAGGTGAGCAGAAAACAGCCATTTATCTCTGTGATAACAAATTAA